One window from the genome of Paramormyrops kingsleyae isolate MSU_618 chromosome 3, PKINGS_0.4, whole genome shotgun sequence encodes:
- the dnajc12 gene encoding dnaJ homolog subfamily C member 12, translating to MDALLNAKPEDLEDYYALLGCDELSSPEQILAEYKTRALERHPDKDPENPNAAEDFQKLQEAKEVLTNEDTRKMYDLWRRSRISVPFRDWRSLSDSVKTSMHWAVKAKKEPMLEASQETPAAVPPEVERQSSAELQSPVTPTSPGENLWHWRFRWTADAPSDLLRKFRNYEI from the exons ATGGATGCGCTTTTGAATGCGAAGCCGGAGGATCTAGAAGACTATTATGCTCTTCTGGGATGTGACGAGTTGTCCTCG CCTGAACAGATTCTTGCGGAATATAAAACAAGAGCCCTAGAGCGACATCCAGACAAGGACCCCGAAAACCCCAACGCAG CGGAGGATTTTCAGAAGCTGCAGGAGGCCAAAGAAGTTCTGACCAACGAAGACACAAGGAAGATGTACGACCTGTGGAGACGCAGCCGGATCTCCGTGCCCTTCCGGGACTGGCGCTCCCTGAGTGACTCAGTAAAAACC TCGATGCACTGGGCCGTGAAAGCCAAGAAGGAGCCGATGCTGGAGGCTTCTCAGGAGACGCCTGCGGCTGTCCCCCCTGAGGTGGAGCGACAGTCGTCTGCAGAGCTGCAGTCGCCCGTCACACCAACCTCTCCAG GTGAAAATCTGTGGCACTGGCGTTTCCGTTGGACCGCTGACGCTCCATCTGACCTCTTGAGAAAATTCCGGAATTATGAAATCTGA